The following coding sequences lie in one Equus przewalskii isolate Varuska chromosome 25, EquPr2, whole genome shotgun sequence genomic window:
- the CRIP2 gene encoding cysteine-rich protein 2, protein MASKCPKCDKTVYFAEKVSSLGKDWHKFCLKCERCGKTLTPGGHAEHDGKPFCHKPCYATLFGPKGVNIGGAGSYIYEKPSAEGPQVTGPIEVPVARAEERKASGPPKGPSKASSVTTFTGEPNVCPRCNKRVYFAEKVTSLGKDWHRPCLRCERCGKTLTPGGHAEHDGQPYCHKPCYGILFGPKGVNTGAVGSYIYDRDPEGKVQP, encoded by the exons CTGAGAAGGTGAGCTCCCTGGGCAAGGACTGGCACAAGTTCTGCCTCAAGTGCGAGCGCTGCGGGAAGACGCTGACCCCCGGGGGCCACGCCGAG CACGACGGGAAGCCGTTCTGCCACAAGCCCTGCTATGCCACGCTGTTCGGACCCAAAG GTGTGAATATTGGAGGTGCCGGCTCGTACATCTATGAGAAGCCCTCTGCCGAGGGCCCTCAGGTCACTGGCCCCATCGAGGTTCCCGTGGCCAGAGCTGAGGAGCGTAAGGCGAGCGGCCCCCCCAAGGGGCCCAGCAAAG CCTCCAGCGTCACCACGTTCACCGGGGAACCCAACGTGTGTCCTCGCTGCAACAAGAGGGTCTACTTTG CTGAGAAGGTGACGTCTCTGGGCAAGGACTGGCACCGGCCGTGCCTGCGCTGCGAGCGCTGTGGGAAGACGCTGACTCCGGGCGGGCACGCGGAG CACGATGGCCAGCCCTACTGCCACAAGCCGTGCTACGGAATACTCTTTGGACCCAAGG GTGTCAACACTGGAGCCGTGGGCAGCTACATCTATGACAGGGACCCCGAGGGCAAAGTTCAGCCCTAG